From a single Labrenzia sp. PHM005 genomic region:
- a CDS encoding acyl-CoA dehydrogenase family protein has protein sequence MSTAAMTAAESQPNLSERTSAVVGELDRLLDLAAQRVREQVTVDGRISSSRMEEEQRATHGLAWLATYVEALRQLDAYAQRLKDEGRYGDLEDKIVRLGFAEYTAQIFGGIPMNQGEFVRLSDLGISNEEAQSHRTADMDELIAAGNTTEIRASLTELIRHQAGHSTFGDCGLEETYEQIRDEMRKFAEDNVTPHAHEWHLKNDYIPMDVVEQMSELGVFGLTIPEEYGGLGLGKESMCVVSEELSRAYIGVGSLGTRSEIAAELILCGGTDEQKAHWLPKIASGEILPTAVFTEPNTGSDLASLKTRAVKDGDTWKISGNKTWITHPVRADIMTLLARTNPDEPGYKGLSMFIAEKPRGSDEDPFPAEGMSGGEIEVLGYRGMKEYEIAFDGFEVKSDNLLGQVEGEGFKQLMQTFEGARIQTAARALGVAQAALDLGLRYAEERIQFGKALINFPRVSDKLALMTAELMIARQLTYFSSWQKDSGKRCDLEAGMAKLLGARVAWAAADNALQIHGGNGFALEYAISRVLCDARILNIFEGAAEIQAQVIARRLLETRGNA, from the coding sequence ATGTCCACCGCCGCCATGACGGCTGCAGAGTCGCAGCCCAACCTTTCTGAACGCACGAGCGCCGTTGTCGGCGAGCTTGACCGCCTGCTTGATCTTGCAGCGCAGCGTGTGCGTGAACAGGTGACAGTGGATGGCCGGATTTCGTCAAGCCGGATGGAAGAAGAGCAAAGAGCAACTCACGGCCTGGCTTGGCTCGCAACCTATGTCGAAGCCCTGCGTCAGCTTGATGCCTATGCCCAGCGTCTGAAAGACGAGGGCCGGTATGGCGATCTGGAGGATAAGATTGTCCGGCTCGGATTTGCCGAATACACGGCCCAGATTTTCGGCGGCATTCCGATGAACCAAGGCGAGTTCGTCCGCCTTTCGGATTTGGGCATCTCAAATGAAGAAGCCCAATCCCATCGTACAGCAGATATGGATGAGCTGATTGCTGCCGGCAACACAACAGAGATCCGTGCAAGTTTGACCGAGCTGATCCGCCATCAGGCCGGCCACTCAACGTTCGGCGACTGCGGGCTGGAAGAAACCTATGAGCAAATCCGCGACGAGATGCGGAAATTCGCTGAAGACAATGTGACGCCCCATGCACATGAGTGGCACTTGAAGAACGACTACATTCCAATGGACGTGGTCGAGCAGATGTCCGAACTCGGTGTGTTCGGCTTGACCATCCCCGAAGAGTACGGCGGGCTAGGTCTTGGAAAAGAATCCATGTGCGTGGTCTCTGAAGAGCTTTCGCGCGCCTACATTGGCGTCGGATCTTTGGGCACCCGGTCGGAAATCGCCGCGGAACTCATCTTGTGCGGTGGCACCGATGAGCAAAAAGCGCATTGGCTGCCGAAAATTGCATCTGGTGAGATCCTGCCGACTGCGGTCTTTACCGAACCCAACACCGGTTCCGATCTGGCCTCCTTGAAAACCCGGGCGGTAAAGGACGGCGATACCTGGAAGATCTCCGGCAACAAAACCTGGATCACCCATCCGGTGCGCGCAGACATCATGACTTTGCTGGCCCGCACCAACCCGGATGAACCCGGATACAAGGGCCTGTCGATGTTCATCGCCGAGAAGCCGCGTGGGTCCGACGAAGATCCATTCCCGGCAGAGGGCATGAGCGGCGGTGAAATCGAGGTGCTGGGGTACCGCGGCATGAAGGAATACGAGATTGCCTTCGACGGATTTGAGGTCAAGTCCGATAACCTGCTTGGCCAGGTCGAGGGGGAAGGCTTCAAGCAATTAATGCAGACGTTTGAAGGCGCGCGTATTCAGACAGCGGCGCGCGCGCTTGGTGTCGCCCAGGCCGCGCTTGATCTGGGTCTGCGCTACGCTGAAGAGCGCATTCAATTTGGCAAAGCTCTGATCAACTTCCCGCGCGTGTCGGACAAGCTGGCCCTCATGACCGCCGAACTGATGATCGCACGTCAGCTCACCTATTTCTCGTCCTGGCAAAAAGACTCCGGCAAACGCTGCGATCTGGAAGCCGGCATGGCCAAGCTTCTCGGCGCTCGTGTCGCATGGGCGGCGGCAGACAACGCGTTGCAGATCCATGGCGGCAATGGCTTTGCGCTGGAATACGCTATTTCCCGCGTCCTGTGCGATGCCCGTATTTTGAACATCTTTGAGGGTGCAGCGGAAATCCAGGCCCAGGTTATCGCGCGCCGTCTGCTGGAAACCCGCGGCAACGCCTAA
- a CDS encoding YihY/virulence factor BrkB family protein: MQQLIKVTYSVLKDAIGHFSRDDGFAMASHVALSGLLAVFPLLIFIASLAAFFGMEGAADTVSELVFEAWPETVAAPVVREIENVLTVRRSDLLTFGAVAALWFASNGVEALRTALNRAYRQMENRSFLLLRLQSLALVLLGAAILLAYTFLVVLAPLGLEALKQVVPKVEAFLFSINIARYTLAGSLLILGLFMTHWLLPSGKRSFGDIWPGVVATLVLWIISGSAFGAYLARFANYVSTYGGLAGIMTALIFLYICALFFILGAELNAAIARQRSYWERQKQRQITG, translated from the coding sequence TTGCAACAACTAATCAAAGTCACCTATTCTGTCCTGAAGGATGCCATCGGCCACTTCTCACGCGATGACGGATTCGCGATGGCCAGCCATGTTGCCTTATCTGGACTGCTTGCAGTTTTTCCGCTCTTGATTTTCATTGCCTCGCTTGCCGCTTTTTTTGGAATGGAGGGGGCCGCCGATACAGTCTCTGAATTGGTATTCGAGGCCTGGCCGGAAACGGTCGCTGCTCCGGTCGTTCGGGAGATCGAAAACGTCCTGACCGTCCGTCGTAGTGATCTTTTGACCTTTGGTGCTGTGGCAGCACTTTGGTTTGCATCCAATGGTGTTGAAGCGCTGAGAACAGCGCTCAACCGGGCTTATCGGCAAATGGAGAACCGATCCTTTTTGCTTTTACGTCTGCAGTCGCTGGCGCTCGTCCTACTTGGAGCGGCCATTCTGCTGGCCTATACGTTTTTAGTGGTGTTGGCGCCGCTTGGTCTGGAAGCCTTGAAACAAGTCGTGCCGAAAGTGGAAGCGTTCCTGTTTTCGATCAACATTGCCCGCTACACGCTGGCGGGATCGCTTTTGATCCTCGGCTTGTTCATGACCCATTGGCTGTTGCCATCTGGTAAGCGGTCGTTTGGGGACATCTGGCCAGGGGTGGTCGCCACGCTGGTGTTGTGGATCATTTCGGGCAGTGCCTTTGGCGCATATCTGGCCCGCTTTGCCAATTATGTTTCCACCTACGGCGGTCTGGCCGGGATTATGACAGCCCTGATATTTCTCTATATCTGCGCGCTGTTTTTTA